In the genome of Propionispora hippei DSM 15287, the window GCCTGAATGGAATCACTTACGGCTTTCCCTCCTTCCAATTTAGCCAGTTCCGTAAAAAACGTCTCGTCACTGGCATGCTCAAAATACGCAATTACCGCCGGATACCTTCTGACAACATCGGCTACGTCCAAAAGCTCCAGCCCCATTTCAGAGGTAACATTATCAGGTACCGATTGAGCCAGGGCATCAGCCGCATTCTTTTCGTCCAGCCATTTCTGCATGTTCTTATTGATCCAGGAACTGGCATAGGCACCGGTAAAAACCGCTCCGTAACCGGCAAAGACCGCGTCCTTTATGTCCGTATAACTCTTAAAAATGGAATCAAACAATTCATCACCCGACACTTGGGCAATCCTTTGCTCCAGGTCATGCATCACCATCTCATTATGAGCCATAAGATTTTTCACAATAGCATGGTCATTCTTAAAATAGGTTTTTAAGGTGTCGATCCCCCATTTCATCCACACTGAAATTCCTAACATCAACCCTTTTTCCCGGGATAATTCCTTGATAAAGTCTTTCCGTTTTAGAATATTATACGCAGCCTTCTGCATCAAAACATCAATCACGTCCATGCTCTTGACCAAAGATTTGTTTATTATCGGCAAACTGAGTTCACGGGACATGTCCATATACAACCTGCCGCCAAGTTCAATCATTGGCGCCCCGGAAATCAATTTGAAAAAATCCTGAAAAAAACTGTAACCTAATGGTCTCATGGCTTCAGTCATCATTTGCCGATGACCAAAGGAAAAATACACATGGGTTTTGCCATCCTTCGTCGCCGGTGCAGGGTATAGAGTGGTAATAGGACGGCTTTGAACGATATAGACTTTATTTTCATAAAGACACCATTCAATGTCCTGCGGGCGGCCAAAATACGCCTCAAGCTTTCTACCCATGGCCTCAAGCTGTAAAATATGCTCATCTGTCAAGGTCGGCGTATTTTGTCTTTCTGACTCTATCTCCCTTTCTTCCGTACCGCCTTCCTTTAAAGCATAAATAGCGATTTTTTTAGAGGATATCTTTTTGCCGATGATCCTACCTTCCCGTACTTTATAGATATCAGCATTTACCAGGCCGGAGACCAGCGCTTCGCCAAGGCCGAAACTGGCGTCGATGGACAGCACTTTCCGGTTGGCGGTAACAGGATCTGCCGTAAACATAATCCCTGCAGCCTGCGGAAAAACCATCTTTTGAATAACTACAGACAGATAAACTTTGCGGTGGTCGAAACCGTTCTGAATACGATAGGTTACAGCACGGTCAGTAAACAGTGACGCCCAACATTTGCTGATATGTTTGAGAATGGCAGCTTTTCCTATAATGTTTAAATACGTATCTTGTTGGCCGGCAAAAGAGGCATTGGGAAGATCCTCTGCCGTAGCACTGGAACGGACGGCATAAGCTTTTTCTTCACCAAGCTTCGAGAGATAGTACATAATTTCTTCCTCTATCTCCCTGGTAATGGCTATTTCTTCGATCATGCTGCGAATTTTGCCGCTGACTTCAGCGATTCTCTGTCTCTCGTCTGCCTTTAGCTGTAACAGTTGATCAAGCAGCGCCTCAAACTCCGGTGCCTGCCCAATAATTTTTTTATATGCTTCCGTAGTAACACAAAAGCCTTCCGGTACTCGTATTCCCTCAATCCTGGATAACTCCCCCAGATTGGCGCCTTTGCCTCCAACCAGCATAAGCTGTGCTTTATCAATCGCCTGAAAACCGAGTATATAGGAATTCATAACAAATACCTCCTATTATTTTTTGATGTTGGAGCTACTCGGATCATTATACCGCTAGCCGGCTGTAATTCCTGTCTTGATAATGCTAAGGCCATCCTTAAGTTTCTTTAAATACAGTTTCTCATCAAACCCAACTAAGGAAAATTGTTTCCAAATCAGAGCATAGATCATGTCGGCAACCAATTCGGAATCAATTTCCGGTTTTATAAGACCACGTTTTTTATCCCGTTCGATTATTTTTATCAAGCTTTCAAATGAGGCAGCCCGGAGTCTGGTAATGAATTCACTTGTATCAATCTCCATCAGCATAGCGATATGGCTATATTCCTGTTTTATCCTGCCCCACGCATAGGAGGCTTTGGTTGCTTGCAGGCAGATTTCAAACACGTCGGCATCCAGATTCAAATCTTCTGCTTGATAGGTGATTTCTCGTTTTTCCTCTACGATTTTTTCAAACACATAGCCAAAAATGTCCTCTTTACCGCTGAAATACTGATAAAAGCTGCCCCTGGGTATTCCGGCAGTTTTCACAATCTGGTTGATAGATGCCTCGCTGAAGCGGCGACTGGAAAATTCCCGGACAGCAGCGTCAAAAATTTTCCGTTGCTTCTCATCACTCAGGTTATAGAAAGTATCTTTGGGCACGCTATCATCTCCTTTACAACATATTAACATAGCGCACATGATATGACAATGGTGTCATATGACATAATTGTCACTTCTCTATTATAGACCTAGTCTGTTTCGTTTAGTCACCAGACTAGTACTCCACCAACTTTGAAAGTGTAAATTAAGTTGCGGGGATTTCTTTCTAAGACAAGGTGAAGAAGACACACCTTAGGTCCATAATAGAAAAAGGAGCTGACTTTTCAGCTCCACTCTTCCCTATTCGTCACCTTAATGGTTGGCTAGTTTGTAGATTTCATAAACATCCGACCGGTTGAGCACTTTAAACTGTCCGATGGTACGCGCACCATGAAACACGCAACGGTCTGTAAGATCCTGCAGCACTTCTTCGCTCTGAACACCAATACCAAGTTCACTAAAGCTTGTAGGCATACCAAGAGAAGAAAAATAAGCAACGGTTTTATCAATAGCCTCCTGTGCTGCCAATTTGCAATCGTTTGTTGCGATGCCCCATACGCTTTTAGCAAAACGGGCAAAACGCTCTGGCTTTTCCTGATAAGTGTATCGTGCCCAAGAACCCCACAGAGCCGCAAGGCTTGCTCCATGGGCGGCGTCAAACCGGCCGCTTAGTTCATGACTGAGCTGATGAGTGGCAAAATCTTTTTTTGCGCCGAGGCCGGTAAGCCCATTGTGCGAAAGGCTGCCACACCACATCAATTCGCTCGCTGCATCGTAATCTGTTGGGTTTTCCACCGCAACCCGTCCGTTTTTTATCACCACGCGCAGCAGCGCTTCAGCAATTTCATCGGTAATGGCATTTCCCTCATCGGGCGTAAAATAGCGGTCAAGAGTATGCATCATGATATCTACTACACCGCAGGCAATCTGATATTTCGGCAACGTGTAGGTAAGCTCCGGATTCATCACCACAAATTTAGGACGGTTAAATTCAGTGCTCAGCCCGCGTTTTGTCCAAGTTTCATCGTCAGTGAGTACTGCAGAGTCGCTGGTTTCACTCCCCGCAGCCGAAATAGTGAGCACTACACCGACAGGCAGACTTTTCGTAACTTCCACTTCTTTGAGCCAAAATTTCCAAATGTCGGTACCCGGGTTGGCAATGCCGTGTGCAATACCTTTAGCAGTGTCGATCACGCTGCCACCACCTACGGCAAGGACAAAATTGACCCCAAATTCAATTCCTTTCTGCACACCTTCTCGTGCCAAAAACAGGCGGGGATTCGGCTTCACTCCCCCCAGCGAAGTAAAAGCAAGACCTGCACCGGTGAGTGACTGCTCTATTCTGGCCAGCAGCCCGCTTTTAACAACGCTGCCGCCGCCATAAACAATCAGAACCCGGGAGCCGCCGAACTTTTTGATCTCATCGGCCGTTCCCAGTTCTGTTCCTTTGCCAAAAATCACTTTAGTCGGTGAATAAAAACTGAAACTTTGCATGCGTTTCACTCCTTCTTGTTTTTACCATATAAAAAGTTCCTTCTTACTTATATATTATGGGATTAATATAGACCTATAGCAAGAATAATTATCGCTGCCTAGGAAAGAAACAGGGATGGCAGAAACTTACTCTGTCATCCCGATAAGACAATGTAGCTTATGGTAGTTTGTTTCCTGCGGCAAGGTAAATATCATACCACTCCTGCCTGGTCAATTCAAAATTGGTCGCCTTGCAAGTGTCACGCAGGCGCTGTGGATTCATGGTGCCCACAACAACCTGCATTTTGGCTGGGTGGCGGAGAATCCATGCAACCGCTACGGCAGTATTTTTCACACCATATTTGACAGCGATTTCGTTGATAGTTTTGTTTAACTCCGGAAATTTGTCGTTGTCAAGGAATACACCCTCAAACATGCCATATTGGAATGGGGACCATGCCTGGATTGTAATGTCCTTTAGACGGCAATAGTCGAGAATGCCGCCATCACGATCGACAGTGGAAGGCCATTTCATATTCATCGTAATACCGGAATCGATCATACTGGTATGCATGACACTGAACTGAAGCTGATTAATCAGCAGCTTCTGATTCAGGTATTTAGTGAGAAGCTCGATCTGCAGCGGAGTCTCGTTGCTCACACCGAAATAACGCACCTTTCCACTGCTGTGCAAAATGGTAAACGCCTCAGCTACCTCTTCCGGCTCTACCAACGCATCCGGCCGGTGAAGCAACAATACATCAAGGTAATCGGTTTTCAAACGCTTCAAGCTACCGTCCACTGCCTCCAGAATGTGTTCTTTCGAGAAGTCAAAGCTGGCAGACCTGATGCCGCACTTCGACTGGAGAAGCATCTTTTCACGGATACCAGGTGTCATGCCGATTGCATTTGCGAAAATCTCCTCCGATTTGCCGGCGCCATATATGTCGGCGTGATCGAAGAAATCGATCCCCTCTTCCAAAGCTGTGTTAATCATGATGTTTGCTTCCTTTTCCGTAAGCTTGGCCATCCGCATGCAGCCGAGCGAAACTGCAGAAGCAAGTATTTCCCCTTTACCAATGTCGATTTTTCTCATAGTGATCCCTCTTTTCTCGTTGATTTTAATTATCTATTGTAAATAAATCGCTAAGAAATGATTATACGCCTGCAGTTATATATGTAATGCTTTTGTTATAATTCACTCCTGTTTGAGTCAGGTTCCTCTTTGTTGAATAGCCGTGAAGTGGCTTCTCTTTCCGTGCCTAATTTACATTGACAGTATAACATCAGCAGTTTACTATGAAAAGTAGTTACATTTATATCATATAGTTTCAAAAAAGTTACTTTTGAGGAAGTGAAAGCATGGAAGTAGAAGAAGCTCTTGAACAAAACCTCTGTGATTGTCCGCCCGAATTAGAATGTTCCATTGAAAAGGCGTTGGAGGTTTTAGGAGGAAAATGGACGTTTTTAATCATCCGGGATCTGTTCGATGGGGTCAAACGCTTTGGCGAACTGCGTAAGTCCCTCGCCGGCGTAAGTCCTAAAACGCTTTCCGTCCGTCTAAAAGATTTGGAAGATCGGGGTATTATCAAAAGGACCGCCTACCCTACAATACCGCCCACGGTGGAATATTCTTTGACGGAAAAAGGAAATAGCCTGCGACCTATCATTAAGGCAATGAAGCTTTGGGGGGCCAAGTGGGGATAGCGGTACATAACCTATCCATTTTCAGTCTAAAATACCAAAAGATTGGACAGTTATCTACTGTGCGATAACCGTCCAATCTTTTAAAGGATTTTTTTATCATTTCATCCTGGATAAAGGCCCTACAATATCTTTTTGCCTTTAACCGCAAATAATTTTATCCCTTACTTTTGAAATGTACAGAAAGCAGGTCCCTAAACACATAAACCGATACTAACAAACTGCCACCGATAGCAACCCACTCAAGCCACGGATTGTCTGCCAGTCTTTGCCATTTGCTGCCTAGCATAGCCCCAGCGCCTAAAAAGATG includes:
- the ppsA gene encoding phosphoenolpyruvate synthase codes for the protein MNSYILGFQAIDKAQLMLVGGKGANLGELSRIEGIRVPEGFCVTTEAYKKIIGQAPEFEALLDQLLQLKADERQRIAEVSGKIRSMIEEIAITREIEEEIMYYLSKLGEEKAYAVRSSATAEDLPNASFAGQQDTYLNIIGKAAILKHISKCWASLFTDRAVTYRIQNGFDHRKVYLSVVIQKMVFPQAAGIMFTADPVTANRKVLSIDASFGLGEALVSGLVNADIYKVREGRIIGKKISSKKIAIYALKEGGTEEREIESERQNTPTLTDEHILQLEAMGRKLEAYFGRPQDIEWCLYENKVYIVQSRPITTLYPAPATKDGKTHVYFSFGHRQMMTEAMRPLGYSFFQDFFKLISGAPMIELGGRLYMDMSRELSLPIINKSLVKSMDVIDVLMQKAAYNILKRKDFIKELSREKGLMLGISVWMKWGIDTLKTYFKNDHAIVKNLMAHNEMVMHDLEQRIAQVSGDELFDSIFKSYTDIKDAVFAGYGAVFTGAYASSWINKNMQKWLDEKNAADALAQSVPDNVTSEMGLELLDVADVVRRYPAVIAYFEHASDETFFTELAKLEGGKAVSDSIQAYLKKYGMRCSAEIDITRPRWNEKPTILIPMILSNIKAFGPGARHVKFEQGLEDARQKEANILERLDQLPGGKSKAKKTKKMISVLRNFAGYREYSKYLLVWYLWIIKQALLKEADKLVQKGVIRDRQDIYYLTLAELRETVSTNRTDYSIITKRKEDYEVFKKLTPPRVITSEGEIISSAYDANNIPQGALAGVAVSSGIIEGRARVIFKMEDANIEEGDILVTTFTDPSWTPVFVAIKGLVTEVGGMMTHGAVVAREYGLPAVVSVENATQLIKDGQRIRVNGTEGYVEILN
- a CDS encoding TetR/AcrR family transcriptional regulator — its product is MPKDTFYNLSDEKQRKIFDAAVREFSSRRFSEASINQIVKTAGIPRGSFYQYFSGKEDIFGYVFEKIVEEKREITYQAEDLNLDADVFEICLQATKASYAWGRIKQEYSHIAMLMEIDTSEFITRLRAASFESLIKIIERDKKRGLIKPEIDSELVADMIYALIWKQFSLVGFDEKLYLKKLKDGLSIIKTGITAG
- a CDS encoding iron-containing alcohol dehydrogenase, translating into MQSFSFYSPTKVIFGKGTELGTADEIKKFGGSRVLIVYGGGSVVKSGLLARIEQSLTGAGLAFTSLGGVKPNPRLFLAREGVQKGIEFGVNFVLAVGGGSVIDTAKGIAHGIANPGTDIWKFWLKEVEVTKSLPVGVVLTISAAGSETSDSAVLTDDETWTKRGLSTEFNRPKFVVMNPELTYTLPKYQIACGVVDIMMHTLDRYFTPDEGNAITDEIAEALLRVVIKNGRVAVENPTDYDAASELMWCGSLSHNGLTGLGAKKDFATHQLSHELSGRFDAAHGASLAALWGSWARYTYQEKPERFARFAKSVWGIATNDCKLAAQEAIDKTVAYFSSLGMPTSFSELGIGVQSEEVLQDLTDRCVFHGARTIGQFKVLNRSDVYEIYKLANH
- a CDS encoding aldo/keto reductase; the protein is MRKIDIGKGEILASAVSLGCMRMAKLTEKEANIMINTALEEGIDFFDHADIYGAGKSEEIFANAIGMTPGIREKMLLQSKCGIRSASFDFSKEHILEAVDGSLKRLKTDYLDVLLLHRPDALVEPEEVAEAFTILHSSGKVRYFGVSNETPLQIELLTKYLNQKLLINQLQFSVMHTSMIDSGITMNMKWPSTVDRDGGILDYCRLKDITIQAWSPFQYGMFEGVFLDNDKFPELNKTINEIAVKYGVKNTAVAVAWILRHPAKMQVVVGTMNPQRLRDTCKATNFELTRQEWYDIYLAAGNKLP
- a CDS encoding winged helix-turn-helix transcriptional regulator — its product is MEVEEALEQNLCDCPPELECSIEKALEVLGGKWTFLIIRDLFDGVKRFGELRKSLAGVSPKTLSVRLKDLEDRGIIKRTAYPTIPPTVEYSLTEKGNSLRPIIKAMKLWGAKWG